In a genomic window of Gammaproteobacteria bacterium:
- a CDS encoding circularly permuted type 2 ATP-grasp protein, whose amino-acid sequence MAIDWRKYQSDTYDELFEAPGVPRPAAKQLCDYLDDLSTQDLAERRLAAELAIKVMGISFTVYTEGRNVDRAWPFDLIPRVIAKPEWDRTEAGLKQRVTALNHFIADIYSEQKIIKDRVFPKWVLADSQNFRKQCVGHKTGNGVWAHICGSDLVRNIDGTMYVLEDNLRVPSGVSYMMENRAVTKRVFPELFETTTILPVDDYPAQLYDMLAGLSPRSGDVPNIVLLTPGIYNSAYFEHCYLAQQMGIELVEGPDLFVDDDDCVYMRTIFGPERVDVIYRRIDDLFLDPEVFHPDSILGVPGLIRAWRAGKVGLANAPGAGVADDKVVYAYVPAMIKYYLGEEPILPNVPSFLCARDKDREHVLANLDKLVVKPANESGGYGMLIGPKSTKKEREKFRELIQSNPRNYMAQPTLSLSTAPTLVDGGAEPRHLDLRPFILSRDQPYVTMGGLTRVAMVKGSLVVNSSQGGGAKDTWVVDFDDHESMTQAQSGTGGSQKQSQRGGRR is encoded by the coding sequence ATGGCGATCGATTGGCGGAAGTACCAGTCGGACACCTATGACGAATTGTTCGAAGCGCCGGGCGTGCCGCGTCCTGCGGCGAAACAGCTGTGCGACTACCTGGATGACCTGTCCACGCAGGATCTCGCAGAGCGCCGCCTGGCCGCCGAACTCGCGATCAAGGTGATGGGCATTTCGTTCACGGTCTACACCGAGGGACGCAATGTCGATCGTGCCTGGCCGTTCGACCTGATTCCGCGCGTGATCGCCAAACCGGAGTGGGACCGTACCGAGGCCGGCCTGAAGCAGCGCGTTACCGCGCTCAATCACTTCATCGCCGACATCTATTCCGAACAGAAGATCATCAAGGATCGCGTGTTCCCGAAATGGGTACTCGCCGACTCACAGAATTTCCGCAAGCAGTGCGTCGGCCACAAGACCGGAAACGGCGTGTGGGCCCACATCTGCGGCTCCGACCTGGTGCGCAACATCGACGGCACGATGTACGTGCTCGAAGACAATCTGCGCGTGCCGTCCGGCGTGTCCTACATGATGGAGAACCGCGCCGTGACCAAGCGCGTGTTTCCGGAGCTGTTCGAGACCACCACGATTCTGCCGGTCGACGACTACCCCGCGCAGCTCTACGACATGCTGGCCGGACTCTCGCCGCGCAGCGGCGATGTTCCGAACATCGTGCTGCTGACGCCGGGCATCTACAACAGCGCCTATTTCGAGCACTGCTATCTGGCGCAGCAGATGGGAATCGAGCTGGTCGAAGGCCCGGATCTGTTCGTGGATGATGATGACTGCGTCTACATGCGCACGATCTTCGGCCCGGAGCGGGTCGACGTGATCTACCGCCGCATCGACGACCTGTTCCTCGATCCCGAGGTCTTTCACCCCGATTCGATCCTCGGCGTACCCGGCCTGATCCGCGCCTGGCGGGCCGGCAAGGTCGGGTTGGCCAATGCGCCGGGCGCCGGCGTCGCCGACGACAAGGTGGTCTACGCCTACGTACCGGCGATGATCAAGTACTACCTGGGCGAGGAGCCGATCCTGCCGAACGTGCCGAGCTTTCTGTGCGCACGCGACAAGGACCGCGAGCATGTGCTCGCCAATCTCGACAAGCTGGTGGTCAAACCGGCCAACGAATCCGGTGGCTACGGCATGCTGATCGGCCCCAAATCGACCAAGAAGGAGCGCGAGAAATTTCGCGAGCTGATTCAGTCCAATCCGCGCAACTACATGGCGCAGCCGACACTGTCGCTGTCTACTGCGCCCACTCTCGTCGACGGCGGGGCCGAGCCGCGCCATCTGGACCTGCGACCGTTCATCCTGTCGCGTGACCAGCCGTACGTCACCATGGGCGGCCTCACCCGCGTGGCGATGGTCAAGGGCTCGCTGGTGGTCAACTCCTCGCAGGGCGGCGGCGCCAAGGACACCTGGGTGGTCGATTTCGACGATCACGAATCGATGACGCAGGCGCAGTCGGGAACCGGCGGTTCTCAAAAACAATCGCAACGCGGAGGACGCCGCTAA
- a CDS encoding alpha-E domain-containing protein, whose translation MLSRVADDIYWFGRYLQRAESTARLINVNTQLMLDLPKKIQFSWDSLVDIVGGQQDFRRLYDNAEETDVVRFLLLDDENPGSVITSLHRAREILRTTRDTMPRETWEKVNDLNLFVQGSGERVLSRRYRADFLARVMDQCLTVWGAIYASMTRDVAFQVLRIGSNLEQADMTTRIIDVRSTGLIQSAHGEELRPFDNIQWMSVLRSLAGLQMYRRDVRLRVTGPHVLRYLLQNRDFPRSVTHHFLRIEKLLPQLPNKRPVERALQRVKALTRDADIDALVESGLGDFMDEIQIGIGRLHQEIAGSYFSS comes from the coding sequence ATGCTCTCGCGGGTCGCTGACGACATCTACTGGTTCGGTCGCTATCTGCAGCGCGCCGAAAGCACGGCGCGACTGATCAACGTCAACACCCAGCTGATGCTCGACCTGCCGAAGAAGATCCAGTTCAGCTGGGATTCGCTGGTGGACATCGTCGGCGGCCAGCAGGACTTCCGGCGGCTGTACGACAATGCCGAGGAAACCGACGTGGTGCGCTTCCTGCTGCTCGACGACGAAAATCCCGGATCGGTGATCACCTCGCTGCATCGCGCCCGCGAAATCCTGCGCACCACGCGCGACACCATGCCACGTGAGACCTGGGAGAAGGTCAACGACCTCAACCTGTTCGTCCAGGGCAGCGGCGAACGCGTGCTGAGCCGGCGCTATCGCGCCGATTTCCTGGCGCGCGTGATGGACCAATGCCTGACGGTGTGGGGCGCGATCTACGCCAGCATGACGCGCGATGTCGCGTTTCAGGTGCTGCGTATCGGCTCCAACCTGGAGCAGGCGGACATGACCACACGCATCATCGATGTCCGCTCCACCGGTCTGATCCAGTCCGCGCACGGCGAGGAGCTGCGTCCGTTCGACAACATCCAGTGGATGAGCGTGCTGCGCTCCCTGGCGGGGCTGCAGATGTACCGGCGTGACGTGCGCCTGCGGGTCACCGGCCCGCACGTGCTGCGCTATCTGCTGCAGAACCGGGACTTCCCGCGCTCGGTCACGCATCATTTCCTGCGCATCGAGAAACTGCTGCCGCAGCTGCCGAACAAGCGGCCGGTGGAACGCGCGCTGCAACGGGTGAAGGCGCTGACGCGCGATGCGGATATCGACGCCCTGGTCGAATCCGGGCTTGGCGATTTCATGGACGAGATCCAGATCGGGATCGGTCGTCTGCATCAGGAAATCGCCGGCAGCTACTTCAGCTCATAG
- a CDS encoding peptidase, translating to MTYCVAIKVNDGLVFTSDTRTSAGVDDVRTYNKMHVFEYPGERVFVLMSAGNLATTQSVLTQIRRDLAAPVVPMSLMLAKHMYDAAEYVGSLSVNAQKGVSQQSQFGGVDLRTTLILGGQIAGEEPALYMIYPEGNCIASSPEMPYLQIGENKYGKPILDRIIHEDTSLEDAARCALVSLDSTMRSNISVGPPLDLSIIRTDGMQIDQKLRLDLDTPFYASLKESWARNIAAIFTNLPRFEWESEVSPQQDMLIDEIKPDQPPVRRIV from the coding sequence ATGACGTATTGCGTCGCCATCAAGGTCAATGATGGACTCGTTTTCACCTCCGATACGCGTACCAGCGCCGGGGTGGACGATGTCCGCACCTATAACAAGATGCACGTGTTCGAATACCCCGGGGAACGGGTGTTCGTACTGATGTCGGCCGGCAATCTGGCGACCACGCAGTCCGTGCTGACGCAGATCCGCCGCGACCTCGCGGCGCCGGTAGTGCCGATGAGCCTGATGCTGGCCAAGCACATGTACGATGCCGCCGAGTATGTTGGCTCGCTGTCGGTCAACGCCCAGAAAGGCGTGTCGCAGCAGTCGCAGTTCGGGGGGGTGGACCTGCGCACCACCTTGATTCTGGGTGGGCAGATCGCGGGCGAGGAGCCGGCGCTGTACATGATCTATCCGGAAGGCAATTGCATCGCTTCCTCACCGGAGATGCCGTACCTGCAGATTGGCGAGAACAAGTACGGCAAGCCGATTCTGGATCGCATCATCCACGAGGACACCAGTCTGGAAGACGCCGCGCGCTGCGCCTTGGTTTCGCTGGATTCGACGATGCGATCGAACATTTCGGTCGGTCCGCCGCTGGACCTGTCGATCATCCGCACCGACGGCATGCAGATCGATCAAAAATTGCGCCTGGACCTGGATACGCCGTTCTACGCCTCCCTCAAGGAATCCTGGGCGCGCAATATCGCGGCGATCTTCACCAATCTGCCGCGCTTCGAATGGGAATCGGAAGTCTCGCCGCAGCAGGACATGTTGATCGACGAGATCAAGCCGGATCAGCCACCGGTGCGGCGCATCGTCTGA
- a CDS encoding 2-hydroxychromene-2-carboxylate isomerase, with amino-acid sequence MASIDFYWDAASPYTYLAATQIGALVDRHKATLNWKPFLLGATFQATGNKMPAAIPAKGKYLFKDVKLWAAYYGVPLNWPQVFPVNSLLAQRAACAIGDERASDWALAVMRAYWVDGKDIGQTEVVESVLREHGFDAPAVLEAVQTPAVKQQLKSNTEEAVARGAFGAPTFYIDEQMFWGNDRLPLMDVCLSGKLAA; translated from the coding sequence ATGGCAAGTATCGACTTCTACTGGGACGCCGCAAGCCCCTACACCTATCTGGCCGCGACCCAGATCGGCGCCCTGGTCGACCGCCACAAGGCCACGCTGAACTGGAAGCCGTTTCTGCTCGGCGCGACGTTTCAGGCCACCGGCAACAAAATGCCCGCGGCGATTCCGGCCAAGGGCAAGTACCTGTTCAAGGACGTGAAGCTCTGGGCGGCCTACTACGGCGTGCCATTGAACTGGCCTCAGGTCTTCCCGGTCAACAGTCTATTGGCGCAGCGCGCCGCCTGCGCGATCGGCGATGAGCGCGCGTCCGACTGGGCACTGGCGGTGATGCGCGCCTACTGGGTGGACGGCAAGGACATTGGTCAGACGGAGGTCGTCGAAAGCGTGCTGCGCGAGCACGGTTTCGACGCGCCTGCGGTACTCGAGGCAGTGCAGACGCCGGCCGTCAAGCAGCAACTGAAGAGTAATACCGAGGAGGCCGTGGCGCGCGGCGCCTTCGGCGCGCCGACCTTCTACATCGACGAGCAGATGTTCTGGGGTAATGACCGTCTGCCGCTGATGGACGTCTGCTTGTCGGGCAAACTCGCTGCGTGA
- a CDS encoding alpha/beta hydrolase, with translation MSAPRSEFLRLRGLRFHVRRLGAVDRPWLFVLHGWSDTARTFEPMLAPLAEHWQIVVPDLRGFGHSQWRGDTYWFPDYVADVDALVAHYCGSEPLCLVGHSMGAQIASLYAGLRPERVKRLALLDGLFMQDMPLDGAAKRYRGWLDSLARPPDVKRYASAEAFAAIIGRLYPRLSGPRAEWVSRRWSRPDAGGGVTVLADPIHRMNTPLPYQLEHSRAIWREVRAPTLLVDGAQSPFVLATPTDLRQSTLDCFADHRHEVIADAGHMLHLDAPEATATLLREFLA, from the coding sequence GTGAGCGCGCCGCGTTCCGAGTTTCTGCGCCTGCGCGGCCTGAGGTTTCACGTGCGACGCCTCGGCGCGGTCGATCGCCCCTGGCTGTTCGTGCTGCACGGCTGGTCGGACACCGCCCGGACCTTCGAACCGATGTTGGCGCCTCTGGCCGAGCACTGGCAGATCGTCGTTCCCGATCTGCGCGGTTTCGGGCACAGTCAGTGGCGCGGTGATACCTACTGGTTCCCGGACTACGTCGCCGACGTGGACGCGCTGGTCGCGCACTATTGCGGTTCGGAGCCCTTGTGTCTGGTCGGCCACAGCATGGGCGCACAGATCGCGAGTCTCTACGCCGGGCTGCGGCCGGAACGGGTCAAGCGCCTGGCCCTGCTCGATGGTCTGTTCATGCAGGACATGCCCCTGGACGGCGCCGCGAAGCGGTATCGCGGCTGGCTGGACTCGCTGGCGCGACCACCGGACGTCAAACGCTACGCCAGCGCGGAAGCCTTCGCCGCGATCATCGGCCGGCTCTATCCGCGCTTGTCCGGCCCCAGGGCCGAATGGGTATCGCGTCGCTGGTCACGCCCGGATGCTGGCGGCGGCGTCACGGTACTCGCCGATCCGATACACCGGATGAATACGCCGCTGCCCTACCAACTGGAACATTCCCGGGCGATCTGGCGTGAGGTGCGGGCACCCACGCTGCTGGTCGACGGTGCACAATCACCGTTCGTGCTCGCCACACCCACAGACTTGCGCCAGTCCACCTTGGACTGCTTCGCCGACCACCGCCATGAGGTGATCGCGGATGCCGGTCACATGCTGCACCTCGACGCCCCCGAGGCGACTGCGACTCTGCTGCGCGAGTTCCTGGCTTGA
- the purD gene encoding phosphoribosylamine--glycine ligase, whose amino-acid sequence MNVAKLLVIGGGGREHALAWKLAQSAEVREILVAPGNAGTAGEAKCRNVAIPAEDVEALLELAQLEAVDFTVVGPEAPLALGIVDRFTAEGLRIFGPTRAAAQLESSKAYTKDFLARHRIPTAGYAVFTEVEPALSYIKARGAPIVIKADGLAAGKGVVVAVSVDEASDAVRGMLGGDRLGQAGARVVIEDFLSGEEASFIIVASGRDYVAMATSQDHKRIGDGDTGPNTGGMGAYSPAPVVTPEVDARIRREVIEPTLAGMLADGVPFTGFLYAGLMITPDGAPSVIEFNVRFGDPETQPVLFRLQSDLLGLLQAAVDGKLAAMPAPAWNPEPALGVVMAAGGYPGSYRKGVAIQGLERAHATNVKVFHAGTAESDEGVVTAGGRVLCVCATGASVEAARAEAYAAVAKIGWDGMQYRRDIGWRAIEREKEHR is encoded by the coding sequence ATGAACGTGGCGAAACTGTTGGTCATCGGCGGCGGCGGCCGCGAACACGCGCTGGCGTGGAAACTGGCGCAGTCGGCGGAGGTGCGGGAAATTCTGGTCGCGCCTGGCAATGCCGGCACCGCCGGCGAGGCCAAGTGCCGCAATGTCGCAATCCCCGCCGAAGACGTAGAAGCCCTGCTCGAACTCGCGCAACTTGAAGCCGTCGATTTCACCGTGGTCGGCCCGGAAGCACCGCTGGCACTCGGCATCGTCGACCGTTTCACGGCCGAAGGACTGCGCATCTTCGGCCCGACGCGCGCGGCCGCGCAACTCGAGTCCTCCAAGGCCTACACCAAGGATTTTCTGGCCCGCCATCGAATTCCAACGGCGGGCTATGCAGTGTTTACCGAAGTCGAACCCGCGCTGTCCTACATCAAGGCCCGCGGCGCGCCCATCGTGATCAAGGCCGATGGCCTCGCGGCCGGCAAGGGCGTGGTCGTGGCGGTCTCGGTGGACGAGGCCAGCGATGCGGTGCGCGGCATGCTCGGCGGCGACAGGCTCGGTCAGGCCGGCGCACGCGTCGTGATCGAGGATTTTCTGAGCGGCGAGGAAGCCAGCTTCATCATCGTGGCCAGCGGCCGCGACTACGTGGCGATGGCGACCAGCCAGGACCACAAACGTATCGGCGATGGTGACACCGGCCCGAACACCGGCGGCATGGGCGCCTATTCACCGGCTCCGGTGGTCACGCCCGAAGTCGATGCCCGCATCCGCCGTGAAGTCATCGAGCCGACGCTCGCCGGCATGCTGGCGGATGGCGTGCCGTTCACCGGTTTTCTCTACGCAGGACTGATGATCACACCGGACGGCGCGCCGTCGGTGATCGAGTTCAATGTGCGCTTCGGTGACCCCGAAACCCAGCCGGTGCTGTTTCGCCTGCAATCGGACCTGCTCGGCCTGCTTCAGGCCGCCGTCGACGGAAAACTGGCCGCGATGCCGGCCCCGGCGTGGAATCCCGAACCCGCCCTGGGCGTGGTCATGGCTGCGGGCGGCTATCCCGGCAGCTACCGCAAAGGCGTCGCGATTCAGGGACTGGAACGAGCGCACGCCACCAACGTCAAGGTGTTTCACGCGGGCACGGCCGAATCGGACGAGGGCGTCGTCACCGCGGGCGGCCGCGTGCTCTGCGTATGCGCGACCGGCGCCAGCGTCGAGGCGGCCCGGGCCGAGGCGTATGCGGCCGTCGCAAAGATCGGGTGGGACGGCATGCAGTATCGCCGCGACATCGGTTGGCGCGCCATCGAGCGCGAAAAGGAGCATAGATGA
- a CDS encoding glutathione S-transferase N-terminal domain-containing protein, which produces MRLFYSLTSPFARKVRLLVQELGMADRISGVTVDPWNDESLRAINPLCQVPALELDDGSTLFDSPLICEYLDALGGSRFFPAPGPARWTALRRQVLGDGICDAAIRRRLELNRPEAQRSNAVIARQILAVNSALDSAEADVPEEGSFTIGEVSLVCALAYLDLRFAKDEWREKRPGLAAWYRAICARPAILATAPPSA; this is translated from the coding sequence ATGAGGCTGTTCTATTCGTTGACTTCGCCATTTGCGCGCAAGGTTCGGCTGTTGGTGCAGGAACTCGGAATGGCCGATCGCATCAGCGGTGTCACCGTCGATCCCTGGAATGACGAGAGCCTGCGCGCGATCAATCCGCTGTGTCAGGTTCCGGCGCTGGAACTCGACGACGGCAGCACCTTGTTCGATTCACCGCTGATCTGCGAATACCTGGATGCGCTGGGCGGCTCGCGCTTTTTCCCGGCACCGGGTCCGGCACGCTGGACGGCATTGCGCCGGCAAGTGCTGGGCGACGGTATTTGCGATGCCGCGATCCGCCGGCGCCTGGAGCTGAACCGGCCGGAGGCGCAGCGTTCGAACGCCGTCATCGCGCGGCAGATTCTGGCCGTCAACAGCGCGCTGGACTCGGCCGAAGCCGATGTGCCGGAAGAAGGCAGCTTCACCATCGGCGAAGTGTCCCTGGTCTGCGCGCTGGCCTACCTCGACCTGCGCTTCGCCAAGGATGAATGGCGGGAAAAGCGGCCCGGACTGGCGGCCTGGTACCGGGCGATCTGCGCGCGTCCCGCGATTCTGGCGACGGCGCCACCGAGCGCTTGA
- the rho gene encoding transcription termination factor Rho, whose translation MPEPVIGPDGQPLPPPPPKVLNISDLKRKTASELLEMATNLGIENISRNKKQDIVFQLLKAAARRGEQIYGDGVLEILQDGYGFLRAPDSSYSAGPDDIYVSPSQIRRFSLRTGDTIAGRIRTPKDNERYFALLKVDTINYEAPEVSKKKVNFENLTPLFPDSRFQMERGNGSTEDITARIIDLVAPFGKGQRGLIVSPPKAGKTIFLQNMAQSLMANYPDVYLIVLLIDERPEEVTDMQRTVRGEVVASTFDEPAARHVQVAEMVIEKAKRLVEHKRDVVVLLDSITRLARAYNTVAPSSGKVLTGGVDANALQKPKRFFGAARNVEEGGSLTIIATALVDTGSKMDEVIYEEFKGTGNMEIHLERRIAEKRIFPAININRSGTRKEELMMDAGDLQKVWILRKLLHDMDEVGAVELLIDRMKQTKTNSQFFDAMKRN comes from the coding sequence ATGCCCGAGCCGGTCATCGGCCCGGACGGCCAGCCGCTGCCACCGCCGCCGCCCAAGGTTCTCAATATTTCCGATCTCAAGCGCAAGACGGCGTCCGAGTTGCTGGAAATGGCGACAAATCTCGGCATCGAGAACATCTCGCGCAACAAGAAGCAGGACATCGTCTTCCAGTTGCTGAAGGCCGCGGCGCGCCGTGGCGAGCAGATCTACGGCGATGGCGTGCTGGAAATCCTGCAGGACGGCTACGGCTTCCTGCGGGCGCCGGACAGCTCCTACAGCGCCGGTCCGGACGACATCTACGTGTCGCCCAGCCAGATTCGCCGCTTCAGCCTGCGCACCGGCGACACCATCGCCGGACGAATCCGCACGCCCAAGGACAACGAGCGCTATTTCGCGCTGCTCAAGGTCGACACCATCAACTACGAGGCGCCGGAAGTCTCGAAGAAGAAAGTCAACTTCGAGAACCTGACGCCGCTGTTCCCGGATTCGCGATTCCAGATGGAGCGCGGCAACGGCTCCACCGAAGACATCACCGCGCGCATCATCGATCTGGTGGCGCCGTTCGGCAAAGGCCAGCGTGGCCTGATCGTGTCGCCGCCCAAGGCCGGCAAGACGATCTTCCTGCAGAACATGGCGCAGTCGCTGATGGCGAACTATCCGGACGTCTATCTGATCGTGCTGCTGATCGACGAGCGCCCGGAAGAAGTCACCGACATGCAGCGCACGGTGCGCGGCGAAGTCGTGGCTTCGACCTTCGACGAGCCGGCGGCGCGTCACGTACAGGTTGCCGAAATGGTGATCGAGAAGGCCAAGCGTCTGGTCGAGCACAAGCGCGACGTGGTGGTGCTGCTCGACTCGATCACGCGATTGGCGCGTGCCTACAACACCGTGGCGCCCAGCTCCGGCAAGGTGCTCACCGGCGGTGTCGACGCCAATGCCCTGCAGAAGCCCAAGCGCTTCTTCGGTGCCGCGCGCAACGTCGAGGAAGGCGGCTCGCTGACGATCATCGCCACGGCGCTGGTCGATACCGGCTCGAAGATGGATGAAGTCATCTACGAGGAGTTCAAGGGCACCGGCAACATGGAAATCCATCTGGAGCGCCGCATTGCCGAGAAGCGCATCTTCCCGGCGATCAACATCAACCGCTCGGGCACTCGCAAGGAAGAGCTGATGATGGATGCCGGTGACCTTCAGAAGGTCTGGATCCTGCGCAAGCTGCTGCACGACATGGACGAGGTCGGCGCGGTGGAACTGCTGATCGACCGCATGAAGCAGACCAAGACCAACTCGCAGTTCTTCGACGCGATGAAGCGCAACTGA